In a single window of the Carnobacterium gallinarum DSM 4847 genome:
- a CDS encoding ornithine cyclodeaminase family protein — translation MLILTKEEMSQFFTMNEAIQADKDALEIYSKGGANVPLRTNLDIQKQGGQSLYMPAYAQGEFESLGVKVVSVYPNNIEKGLPSVPATMIVLNPETGIVDALLDGTYLTQVRTGAVQGAATDILANKDATIGALIGTGGQAIKQLEAMLAVRPLKEVRIFDVDRSRAEEFAIAMKKELKEYGSSFIAVASSDEAVKDADIITSVTTSKVPTFSASAVKQGAHVNGVGAYTPEMCEIPAELIVKADKIIFDTMAGVLAEAGDFIQPLENNLVTRKEYHGELGQVILGEVEGRKSANDITIFKTVGSAVLDVVTAQKIVMKARSLGIGTEINL, via the coding sequence ATGTTAATCTTAACTAAAGAAGAAATGAGTCAATTTTTCACAATGAACGAAGCCATTCAAGCAGATAAAGATGCTTTGGAGATTTATTCAAAAGGCGGAGCTAATGTGCCTCTTAGAACAAATTTAGATATTCAAAAACAAGGTGGACAAAGTCTATATATGCCTGCATATGCCCAAGGTGAATTTGAAAGCTTAGGTGTTAAAGTTGTATCGGTATATCCAAATAATATTGAAAAAGGTCTTCCAAGTGTTCCCGCAACAATGATTGTTTTAAATCCTGAAACAGGAATTGTGGATGCATTATTAGATGGTACTTATTTAACTCAAGTACGAACTGGAGCAGTTCAAGGAGCGGCTACCGATATTTTGGCTAATAAAGATGCGACAATTGGTGCTTTAATTGGAACTGGAGGACAAGCAATTAAACAACTTGAAGCGATGCTAGCTGTTCGACCATTAAAAGAAGTTCGTATATTTGATGTTGATCGTAGTCGAGCAGAGGAATTTGCCATAGCAATGAAAAAAGAATTAAAAGAATATGGCTCAAGCTTTATTGCCGTTGCCAGTTCAGATGAAGCGGTGAAAGATGCTGATATTATCACATCTGTAACTACATCAAAAGTTCCTACCTTTTCAGCCTCCGCAGTGAAACAAGGTGCTCATGTGAATGGTGTTGGTGCATACACACCCGAAATGTGTGAGATTCCAGCTGAATTGATTGTGAAGGCTGATAAAATTATTTTTGATACGATGGCCGGTGTTTTAGCAGAAGCTGGTGATTTTATTCAACCATTGGAAAATAATCTAGTAACTAGAAAAGAGTACCATGGTGAATTAGGACAAGTAATTTTAGGCGAAGTCGAAGGGCGTAAATCAGCAAATGATATTACCATTTTTAAAACAGTTGGATCAGCCGTTCTTGATGTTGTTACTGCTCAGAAAATCGTTATGAAAGCACGTAGTTTAGGTATTGGTACTGAAATTAATTTATAA
- a CDS encoding sulfite exporter TauE/SafE family protein has protein sequence MSKNILIGLIILINGYFIVMFVKDLISHKDEVMKEPASTKILPFSSFIIFFLSTFGISDFAIGTVLYPKLNWVSIKKLPGTLNTQCVIPVAAMALSYITSIDVGIKTLAVCIICQVIGAYIGPRFVVKLPERTIKIFVGIGLIIAAILIFAGQMNWIPSNGTATELFGGKLILARFLLFVYGALNNIGIGSYALTMVTVYLLGLNPIAAFPIMMGACTFSVPIGSSQFIKFNQYSRKITLFTAIFGVLGVLVAVFLVKSLNTVMLKWLVILVLIYSAYTMLMPLLKGKKAVTE, from the coding sequence ATGTCAAAGAATATTTTAATTGGATTAATTATACTCATTAATGGGTATTTTATTGTTATGTTTGTGAAAGATTTAATTAGTCACAAAGATGAAGTCATGAAGGAACCAGCCAGTACGAAGATTTTGCCATTTAGCTCATTTATTATTTTTTTTCTTTCAACATTTGGAATTTCAGATTTTGCCATAGGAACAGTGCTATATCCTAAATTAAACTGGGTATCCATCAAAAAACTACCAGGAACATTAAACACACAATGCGTTATCCCAGTTGCCGCTATGGCACTCTCATATATCACTTCTATTGATGTAGGTATTAAAACATTAGCGGTTTGTATTATTTGCCAAGTAATTGGAGCTTATATCGGACCACGTTTTGTAGTAAAATTACCAGAACGTACTATTAAAATATTTGTTGGAATTGGCTTAATTATTGCAGCTATTTTAATTTTTGCAGGCCAAATGAATTGGATTCCATCAAACGGAACAGCTACTGAGTTATTTGGAGGCAAATTAATTTTAGCAAGATTTTTATTATTTGTTTACGGAGCATTAAATAATATCGGAATTGGTTCTTATGCGTTAACAATGGTCACTGTCTATCTATTAGGCTTAAATCCCATTGCCGCTTTCCCAATTATGATGGGGGCTTGTACATTTTCAGTGCCAATCGGCAGTTCCCAATTTATCAAATTTAACCAATATAGTCGTAAAATCACTTTATTTACAGCCATTTTTGGAGTTCTAGGTGTACTTGTTGCTGTTTTCTTAGTAAAATCATTAAATACAGTCATGTTAAAATGGTTAGTTATCCTTGTCTTAATCTATAGTGCCTATACAATGCTTATGCCACTATTAAAAGGAAAAAAAGCTGTTACGGAATAA
- a CDS encoding TrmB family transcriptional regulator, whose protein sequence is MQQIVQVMKKYNFSEYETLVYTTLLEIGNLSGYETSKRSGVPRSKVYNVLESLLKKGLVIVTKTDPKLYQALSAQEFLEKLKKDALTDIDYLELELGRIKEKEEEEMLWKLDGYENVQNKAYHLICDANESLYVQIWEEELTDELIAVLTDAEKRLNEFVLILFSKNHHYELPFKRYYCHGFEAAKLEDFGSRWLNIVKDTKEVVFGTIRDSKTDVDVLWTKNKSMISLSKEYVKHDAYTLKIINQLPEPLKAEYGNAFEKIRDIY, encoded by the coding sequence ATGCAACAAATAGTTCAGGTCATGAAAAAATATAATTTTTCGGAATATGAGACATTGGTTTATACCACATTACTTGAAATTGGAAATCTATCAGGATATGAAACTAGTAAACGCTCTGGTGTTCCTCGATCAAAGGTTTATAACGTTTTAGAATCTCTTTTAAAAAAAGGTCTAGTGATTGTCACTAAAACGGATCCAAAACTATATCAAGCTCTTTCTGCACAAGAATTTTTAGAAAAGCTAAAAAAAGATGCGTTAACAGATATTGATTATTTAGAATTGGAACTAGGCAGGATTAAAGAAAAAGAAGAAGAAGAGATGTTATGGAAATTAGATGGCTATGAAAATGTTCAAAATAAAGCCTATCATCTAATTTGTGATGCCAATGAAAGTCTGTATGTCCAAATATGGGAAGAAGAGTTAACCGATGAATTAATCGCAGTTCTTACCGACGCCGAAAAAAGACTTAATGAATTCGTGCTGATTCTATTTAGTAAAAATCATCATTATGAGTTGCCATTTAAACGTTATTATTGCCATGGATTTGAAGCAGCTAAATTAGAAGACTTTGGTTCAAGATGGCTAAACATTGTCAAAGATACTAAAGAAGTGGTCTTTGGAACTATTCGAGATAGTAAAACCGATGTAGACGTTCTATGGACAAAGAATAAATCAATGATTTCTTTATCTAAAGAATATGTGAAACATGATGCCTACACATTAAAAATTATCAACCAACTTCCAGAGCCATTGAAAGCTGAATATGGCAATGCATTTGAAAAAATTAGAGACATTTATTAA
- the trpA gene encoding tryptophan synthase subunit alpha, with product MKTTLEKAIRQAPIPVVPYIMAGDGGLATLESTLHLLEQAGVAAIELGIPFSDPVADGPVIQAAGLRALQDHVSLEAILKVLESSKVTVPLVIMSYFNPILHLGVDKFVQLLLKTPVKGLIIPDLPYEHQELVTTYLIETDIALIPLVSLTSTKERIQTLVKDATGFVYAVTVNGTTGERQGFNPDLDQHLEFIKSISPVPVLAGFGISTIQQVQHFTEVCDGVIIGSKVVSMLHQQQQQELAAFLSKATNRH from the coding sequence ATGAAAACAACCTTAGAAAAAGCTATTAGACAAGCTCCTATTCCTGTAGTTCCATATATTATGGCAGGGGATGGTGGGCTAGCCACATTAGAATCCACATTACACTTATTAGAACAAGCTGGGGTGGCTGCCATTGAATTAGGGATTCCTTTCTCAGATCCAGTGGCGGATGGTCCTGTTATTCAAGCAGCTGGATTACGCGCCCTACAAGATCACGTTTCTTTAGAAGCAATTCTAAAAGTATTAGAATCCAGTAAAGTAACCGTACCATTAGTTATTATGAGTTATTTTAATCCAATTCTCCATTTAGGTGTTGACAAATTTGTTCAGCTTCTCTTAAAAACACCTGTTAAGGGACTGATTATCCCTGATTTGCCTTATGAACATCAAGAATTAGTGACAACCTATTTAATAGAAACAGATATTGCTTTAATACCTCTAGTTTCCTTAACAAGCACAAAAGAACGAATTCAAACCTTAGTAAAGGATGCTACAGGATTTGTTTATGCAGTTACAGTCAATGGAACAACTGGTGAACGCCAAGGATTCAATCCCGATCTAGATCAACATCTAGAATTCATTAAAAGTATTAGTCCGGTTCCTGTTTTAGCTGGATTTGGAATTTCAACCATTCAACAAGTCCAACATTTTACTGAAGTCTGTGATGGAGTTATTATTGGAAGTAAAGTTGTTTCGATGCTGCATCAGCAACAACAACAAGAATTAGCCGCATTCCTTAGTAAAGCAACAAATCGCCATTAA
- the trpB gene encoding tryptophan synthase subunit beta, with protein MNYQAPNENGFYGNYGGRFVPETLMEAVKELEVAYEASQQDPEFQKELTDYLTEYVGRKSPLYYAEGLSNYAGGAKIYLKREDLNHTGAHKINNTIGQALLTRKMGKRKVVAETGAGQHGVATATVAALFNMDCIIFMGEEDVKRQALNVFRMELLGATVVTVTSGGKTLKDAVNEALRYWVSHVEDTHYIMGSVLGPHPFPQIVRDYQSVIGNEAKEQHLAKEGRLPEAIVACVGGGSNAMGLFYPFINDETVKMYGVEAAGMGMETELHAASMGKGEVGVLHGSMMHVLQDKFGQIVEPYSISAGLDYPGIGPEHSFFRDLGRATYHGVTDKEAIEAFQLLSQIEGIIPALESSHAIAYAVKLAQKMQPDESMIVCLSGRGDKDVNQIRAYLQGEGEGKHDENNLRKSY; from the coding sequence ATGAACTATCAAGCTCCGAATGAAAATGGATTTTATGGAAACTATGGTGGACGTTTTGTCCCGGAAACACTGATGGAGGCAGTGAAGGAATTAGAAGTTGCATATGAAGCTTCACAACAAGATCCAGAATTTCAAAAAGAATTAACCGATTATTTAACTGAATATGTTGGCAGAAAAAGTCCTCTTTATTACGCTGAAGGGTTATCTAACTATGCCGGCGGTGCAAAGATCTATTTAAAACGAGAAGATTTAAACCATACTGGCGCTCATAAAATAAACAATACAATTGGACAAGCATTATTGACACGGAAAATGGGAAAACGAAAAGTTGTTGCTGAAACTGGTGCAGGTCAACATGGCGTTGCCACAGCAACTGTAGCTGCATTATTTAATATGGATTGTATTATTTTTATGGGAGAGGAAGATGTGAAACGCCAAGCTTTAAATGTTTTTCGGATGGAACTATTAGGAGCCACCGTTGTTACCGTGACTTCTGGTGGAAAAACATTAAAAGATGCTGTAAATGAAGCGTTACGCTATTGGGTCTCCCATGTAGAAGACACTCATTATATTATGGGATCGGTTTTAGGTCCCCATCCTTTTCCACAAATTGTTCGGGACTATCAAAGTGTGATTGGAAATGAAGCTAAAGAACAGCATCTAGCTAAGGAAGGGCGCTTACCTGAAGCAATTGTAGCCTGTGTTGGCGGTGGTAGTAATGCAATGGGCTTATTTTATCCTTTTATTAATGATGAAACAGTGAAGATGTACGGTGTAGAAGCGGCTGGAATGGGTATGGAGACAGAACTTCATGCTGCTTCAATGGGAAAAGGAGAGGTCGGAGTGCTGCATGGATCTATGATGCATGTATTACAAGATAAGTTTGGACAGATTGTCGAGCCTTATTCAATTTCTGCTGGATTAGATTATCCAGGAATTGGCCCAGAACACAGTTTTTTTAGGGATTTAGGCCGTGCTACGTATCACGGGGTTACAGATAAAGAAGCTATTGAAGCCTTCCAATTGCTTAGTCAAATCGAAGGGATTATTCCTGCACTAGAAAGCTCTCACGCAATTGCCTATGCAGTCAAATTAGCACAAAAAATGCAGCCAGATGAAAGTATGATTGTCTGTTTATCTGGACGAGGAGACAAGGATGTAAATCAAATTAGAGCTTATTTACAAGGAGAGGGAGAGGGCAAACACGATGAAAACAACCTTAGAAAAAGCTATTAG
- a CDS encoding phosphoribosylanthranilate isomerase codes for MLVKICGLMEPEDVRAAVAAKADYLGFVFAPSKRQVTLQHARQLAKLIPSEIKKVGVFVDAPLTEVLQLIKSVPLDLVQCHGNETNAYLNQIPIPVIKAFSMTNEFDSNSLTNCSATYLLIDKGSGGTGETFHWDDVTIPRHEQKRLFLAGGLTTEILQSANQYFHPFAVDVSSGVETNGKKDPQKIKAFIKKAKEVAINELSSSE; via the coding sequence ATGCTAGTAAAGATTTGTGGACTTATGGAACCAGAAGATGTTCGTGCAGCAGTGGCAGCCAAAGCAGATTATCTGGGCTTTGTTTTTGCACCAAGTAAACGTCAAGTCACTCTCCAGCATGCTCGACAATTAGCCAAACTAATTCCATCTGAAATAAAAAAAGTCGGTGTATTTGTCGATGCACCGCTGACTGAAGTATTACAGCTAATCAAAAGTGTCCCTTTGGATTTGGTTCAATGTCATGGAAATGAAACGAATGCGTATTTAAATCAGATCCCAATTCCTGTAATTAAGGCCTTCAGTATGACCAATGAATTTGACTCAAATAGTTTAACAAACTGTTCCGCAACTTATTTGTTAATCGATAAAGGATCTGGTGGAACAGGAGAAACCTTTCACTGGGATGATGTGACGATTCCTAGGCATGAGCAAAAACGCTTATTTTTAGCTGGTGGATTAACAACTGAAATTCTTCAATCAGCGAATCAGTATTTTCATCCATTTGCCGTCGATGTTTCATCTGGTGTAGAAACCAATGGCAAAAAAGACCCACAAAAAATTAAAGCATTTATAAAAAAAGCAAAGGAAGTGGCTATCAATGAACTATCAAGCTCCGAATGA
- the trpC gene encoding indole-3-glycerol phosphate synthase TrpC, which translates to MTFFKKIIQQKQQEVAIMPLEIVQDQPQRPSFYDFLQKNQTTMQLIAEIKRASPSKGAIALDVDPLTQAKAYEEAGAGAISVLTDEVFFKGTIEDLREVAKIVTVPILCKDFIISEKQLIRAYNAGASIVLLIVAALTPTRLADLYRKAQAIGLEILVEVHNLAELKIAEKLGAKLIGINNRDLTTFKVAIEVSETLATHFQLEQQEICYISESGFQTATDIHRVAQNYQAVLVGEALMKDVNPTIAARNLMVPRC; encoded by the coding sequence ATGACATTTTTTAAAAAAATTATTCAACAGAAACAACAAGAAGTAGCCATTATGCCTTTAGAAATAGTCCAAGACCAACCACAGCGCCCTTCTTTTTATGACTTTTTACAGAAAAATCAAACTACGATGCAACTCATTGCAGAAATTAAACGTGCCTCACCTTCAAAAGGAGCGATTGCCTTAGATGTTGATCCTCTGACTCAAGCAAAGGCTTATGAAGAGGCTGGAGCTGGGGCAATTTCTGTTTTAACAGATGAGGTTTTCTTTAAAGGGACGATTGAGGACCTTAGGGAAGTGGCTAAAATAGTGACTGTTCCAATTTTATGCAAAGATTTTATTATTTCTGAAAAACAACTGATTCGGGCATATAATGCTGGGGCATCGATTGTATTACTCATTGTAGCTGCTTTAACGCCAACTAGATTAGCTGACTTGTATAGAAAAGCTCAGGCTATCGGTCTTGAAATTTTAGTAGAAGTACACAACCTAGCAGAACTTAAAATTGCAGAGAAACTTGGCGCTAAGTTGATTGGAATAAATAACCGTGACTTAACAACGTTTAAGGTAGCTATTGAGGTTAGTGAAACCTTGGCGACTCATTTTCAATTAGAACAGCAAGAAATTTGTTATATTAGTGAAAGTGGGTTTCAAACGGCAACAGATATCCACCGTGTTGCCCAGAATTATCAGGCTGTTTTAGTTGGGGAAGCCTTAATGAAAGACGTTAATCCTACTATAGCTGCAAGAAATTTAATGGTGCCTAGATGCTAG
- the trpD gene encoding anthranilate phosphoribosyltransferase, with product MIESILQKVYQKKDLTLEESRIIGDFILSGEANQVQITALLLALKMKGETIEEMVGMVGAVQHLATPIGFTEKNAMDNCGTGGDASQSFNISTTSAFVLAAAGIPVAKHGNRSISSRSGSADVCQELGIVLDISAEQATEALKTVGITFLFAPHVHPNMRYVGNIRKELATPTIFNLIGPLTNPVQLETQLVGIYRRDLVQQVALTLQKLGRKRAIVVNGAGYLDEASLNGENHYALLENNHVTLHTFTPEDVHLQRYELTAIKGGDAKMNAAILLRVLHGEKSAYYDTVLLNSGLGLYANGKVQSIQEGIKLADSLIQSGLALEKLEQLKKFTQGVTQS from the coding sequence ATGATTGAATCAATCTTACAAAAAGTTTATCAAAAAAAAGATTTAACGTTAGAAGAGAGTCGGATCATTGGTGATTTTATTTTAAGTGGGGAGGCCAACCAAGTTCAGATTACCGCGTTGTTGTTAGCACTGAAAATGAAAGGTGAGACCATCGAAGAAATGGTAGGTATGGTAGGAGCAGTTCAACATTTAGCAACACCTATTGGGTTTACAGAAAAAAATGCTATGGATAATTGTGGTACAGGAGGAGATGCTTCCCAAAGCTTTAATATTAGCACAACTTCAGCATTTGTTTTGGCAGCTGCTGGAATTCCTGTAGCGAAACACGGAAATCGAAGTATTTCTAGTCGTTCAGGTAGCGCAGATGTGTGTCAGGAATTAGGAATTGTCTTAGATATTTCTGCTGAACAAGCAACCGAAGCCTTAAAAACAGTCGGAATTACGTTCTTATTCGCTCCACATGTTCATCCAAATATGCGTTATGTGGGGAATATTCGTAAAGAATTAGCCACACCAACAATTTTCAACTTAATTGGTCCATTAACTAATCCAGTTCAATTGGAAACTCAGTTAGTTGGTATTTATCGTCGTGATTTAGTTCAGCAAGTAGCCTTAACTTTACAAAAATTAGGAAGGAAACGGGCGATTGTTGTCAATGGAGCGGGCTATTTAGATGAAGCCTCCTTAAACGGAGAAAATCATTATGCTTTACTAGAAAATAATCATGTAACTTTGCATACATTTACACCAGAGGATGTTCATTTGCAACGATATGAATTGACAGCGATTAAAGGTGGCGATGCCAAAATGAATGCAGCGATTTTACTACGTGTCTTACACGGTGAAAAAAGTGCCTATTATGACACGGTTTTACTAAATAGCGGATTAGGTTTATACGCCAATGGCAAAGTTCAATCCATTCAAGAGGGAATCAAACTGGCTGATTCGTTAATTCAATCTGGTTTGGCCTTAGAAAAATTAGAACAACTAAAAAAATTCACCCAAGGAGTGACTCAATCATGA
- a CDS encoding anthranilate synthase component II, translating into MILLVDNYDSFTYNLAQYIEEFSEVTVIRNDDPMLLQHAAKATGIVLSPGPGEPKDAGLLLQLIKEFYLYKPLLGICLGHEGIGEVFGAQLEIAKAVRHGKISQLQQMNQSPLFQQIPEYFAAMRYHSLILAKENFPSTLKVLARSTDDEEIMAVQVEGFPVYGLQFHPESIGTPEGKQMIQNFISIVEQEEQQDD; encoded by the coding sequence ATGATTTTATTAGTCGATAATTATGATTCTTTTACGTATAATTTGGCTCAATACATTGAAGAATTTTCTGAAGTTACTGTCATACGCAATGATGATCCCATGTTGCTACAACACGCAGCCAAAGCAACTGGAATTGTTTTATCTCCAGGACCAGGGGAACCAAAAGATGCTGGACTGCTGCTTCAATTAATTAAAGAATTCTATCTGTATAAACCACTGTTAGGAATTTGTCTTGGTCATGAAGGTATCGGTGAAGTTTTTGGCGCACAATTAGAAATTGCCAAAGCTGTTCGTCATGGAAAAATCTCACAATTACAGCAAATGAACCAATCACCCCTGTTCCAACAAATTCCCGAATATTTCGCTGCAATGCGGTATCACTCACTCATCTTAGCTAAAGAAAATTTTCCATCTACATTAAAAGTTTTAGCACGTTCAACGGATGATGAAGAAATTATGGCAGTACAAGTTGAAGGTTTTCCTGTATATGGCCTGCAATTTCATCCCGAATCGATTGGGACGCCTGAAGGAAAACAAATGATTCAAAATTTCATTTCAATAGTAGAACAGGAGGAGCAACAAGATGATTGA
- the trpE gene encoding anthranilate synthase component I, whose protein sequence is MRKIQKINVNTLSINHLYRYLSGEKKVLLESYDNSSGTGRFSIIARNPIHELKVFQQDLYLDGIKERATDPLARIAEFIQRNQQDVEVLDSPFQGGGIGYVGYDTLAIYERLGDLPPENRAIPDICFYLYESFMVFDHQRSELLLVEDNSYSQRTELELNQDLHRVYTELQRFLTQSSQKITRKKFNLTYKSNVSKTEFMALVEKAKKKIHEGDCFQIVLSQRLEAEFQGDSFAYYEELRLLNPTPYLYYLDFGETKIIGSSPESLVKVQDRTVTTNPIAGTRKRGGTDEEDLQLAEELLKDEKELAEHRMLVDLGRNDIGKISQTGSVTIPTYLTIERFRYVMHIVSIVSGTLKENLTALDALKAVLPAGTVSGAPKLRAMERIYQWENVRRGIYGGAIGYLSLNGDCDFALAIRTMILHQNKAYVQAGAGIVYDSVPETEYLETLQKAKALLEVGL, encoded by the coding sequence ATGCGAAAAATACAGAAAATAAATGTAAACACTCTATCCATCAACCACCTATATCGTTATTTATCAGGTGAAAAGAAAGTTTTACTAGAATCTTACGACAATAGTTCAGGAACAGGGCGATTTTCGATTATTGCCCGCAATCCAATTCATGAATTAAAAGTATTTCAACAAGATCTTTATTTGGATGGAATTAAAGAAAGAGCAACGGATCCCTTGGCACGAATAGCTGAGTTTATTCAACGAAATCAACAAGATGTAGAAGTTCTTGATTCACCCTTTCAAGGTGGGGGAATTGGTTATGTCGGTTATGATACCTTAGCCATTTATGAAAGATTAGGTGATTTACCACCTGAAAACAGAGCGATTCCTGATATTTGCTTTTATCTTTATGAATCTTTTATGGTTTTTGATCATCAAAGGTCGGAATTATTGCTTGTAGAAGACAATAGTTATTCTCAGCGAACCGAATTGGAATTAAATCAAGATCTCCATCGAGTATATACAGAACTTCAACGATTTTTAACACAATCAAGTCAAAAAATAACTAGAAAAAAATTCAATCTTACGTACAAAAGTAATGTTTCTAAAACAGAATTTATGGCGCTTGTAGAAAAAGCGAAAAAAAAGATCCATGAAGGAGATTGTTTCCAGATTGTATTGTCACAGCGATTAGAGGCTGAATTTCAAGGCGATTCATTCGCTTATTACGAAGAGTTGCGTTTATTGAATCCAACCCCTTATCTGTATTATTTGGATTTTGGTGAAACAAAGATTATCGGTTCCTCACCTGAAAGTCTAGTAAAAGTTCAAGATCGAACGGTTACTACAAATCCTATCGCCGGTACAAGAAAACGTGGGGGAACTGATGAGGAAGACTTACAACTAGCAGAAGAATTATTAAAAGATGAAAAAGAACTAGCGGAACATCGAATGTTGGTGGATTTAGGTCGCAATGATATTGGCAAAATTTCCCAAACAGGAAGTGTCACAATTCCTACGTATTTAACGATCGAGCGTTTCCGATATGTGATGCACATTGTCTCAATCGTATCTGGCACGCTTAAAGAAAATCTAACAGCTTTAGATGCACTAAAGGCCGTCCTGCCTGCTGGAACCGTTAGTGGTGCACCAAAATTAAGAGCAATGGAACGGATTTATCAGTGGGAGAATGTCCGTCGTGGGATTTACGGTGGGGCGATTGGTTATTTAAGTCTAAATGGTGATTGTGATTTTGCTTTAGCCATACGAACGATGATTCTCCACCAAAATAAAGCATATGTTCAAGCGGGAGCCGGCATTGTCTATGATTCCGTTCCAGAAACAGAATATCTAGAAACTCTACAAAAAGCGAAAGCATTATTGGAGGTAGGCCTATGA
- a CDS encoding carbonic anhydrase: MDWDYTGARGPEHWKDICDIFKEAEEGSLQSPISLKQTEISSYIHAGLLQFDYHQTTFETSYYNHTLHLAPIAKEKVNHVVFNHKRYVLEDIHFHLPSEHLIDDQSFPLEFHLVHRSPKNELLVIGVMAEPTTIPLNEKMANLDKKALNPRISARGLLVPIDLMNLLPYNLDYFHYSGSLTTPPTSGPVNWIVFQFPVYMRQGLLKAFKEQIGQTNRPVQPRKNRPIYLSK, translated from the coding sequence ATGGATTGGGATTATACAGGTGCTCGAGGTCCAGAGCATTGGAAGGATATTTGCGACATCTTTAAAGAAGCGGAGGAGGGCAGTTTGCAATCGCCTATTTCGTTAAAACAAACCGAAATATCCAGCTATATTCATGCAGGCTTATTGCAATTTGATTATCACCAAACAACATTTGAGACATCTTACTACAATCACACGTTACATTTAGCTCCGATTGCTAAAGAAAAGGTGAATCATGTAGTTTTTAATCATAAACGTTATGTGTTAGAAGATATTCATTTTCATCTACCTAGCGAGCATTTAATTGATGATCAAAGTTTTCCCTTGGAATTTCATTTAGTCCATCGTTCTCCCAAAAATGAATTATTGGTCATTGGCGTTATGGCTGAACCTACGACCATTCCTTTAAATGAGAAAATGGCTAATTTAGATAAAAAAGCTCTAAATCCTAGAATTTCAGCTAGAGGATTATTAGTGCCTATTGATTTAATGAATTTATTGCCTTACAATTTGGATTATTTCCATTATTCTGGTTCGTTAACAACACCTCCAACATCAGGTCCTGTAAATTGGATTGTTTTTCAGTTTCCAGTATATATGCGACAAGGATTATTAAAAGCTTTTAAAGAACAAATTGGACAAACAAATCGACCTGTTCAACCCAGAAAAAATCGACCTATTTATTTATCAAAATAA